Below is a window of Hyphomonas neptunium ATCC 15444 DNA.
TTTCAGAAAGGGGGCGTGAAGGCGGCGGAGTTCTACGTGACACTGCTGCCCGACAGCCGGATCGACGCGGTGTTTGAGCATGGCAATGCGGATGACCCGATGGTGGTGGAGTTCACCCTTGGCGGCGCGCCGATGATGATCCTGACGGGCGGGGACATGTACAAGCTGACCCCTGCGGCTTCCATCTCTGTGCTGACGAAAGACCAGGCGGAGACCGATAAGCTCTGGGCCGCGCTGCTGGAAGGCGGTGGGCAGGAGAGCATGTGTGGCTGGCTGGAAGACCGGTACGGCGTGGCCTGGCAGATCGTGCCGGAAATCCTTCCCCGGCTGATCTGTGATGAAGACCAGGCGGCAGGGCGCCGGGCGCAGCAGGCGATGATGCAGATGCGCAAGATCGATATTGCCGCGATCAAGGCGGCCTTTGCCGGGGAGGCTGTGCAATGAGCGAGAACAAGGTGAAGGGGCCGGCCT
It encodes the following:
- a CDS encoding VOC family protein; the encoded protein is MSGLEKKVRTCLWFQKGGVKAAEFYVTLLPDSRIDAVFEHGNADDPMVVEFTLGGAPMMILTGGDMYKLTPAASISVLTKDQAETDKLWAALLEGGGQESMCGWLEDRYGVAWQIVPEILPRLICDEDQAAGRRAQQAMMQMRKIDIAAIKAAFAGEAVQ